Proteins encoded together in one Benincasa hispida cultivar B227 chromosome 1, ASM972705v1, whole genome shotgun sequence window:
- the LOC120082034 gene encoding splicing factor-like protein 1: MESINPNPNPNSAIETLVPYPPDYSTPENFEDHDRDSSLPPNSLFPGKEIKDSQGENPGFSSGNGHAEKQAADGVNHVPKVEIQRPLVSENGFTNTHSGTDKDFSGGEEETTSRRRRRSRWDPQPESNDQSGGESGSGTRKRKSRWADDDPKPVIQLPDFMGGIEFDPEIQALNSRLLEISRMLQSGMPLDDRPEGARSPSPEPIYDNMGIRINTREYRAREKLNTERQEIISQIIKKNPAFKPPADYRPPKLQKKLYIPMKEYPGYNFIGLIIGPRGNTQKRMEKQTGAKIVIRGKGSVKEGRLQQKRDLKHDPAENEDLHVLVEAETQESLEAAAEMVEKLLQPVDEVLNEHKRQQLRELAALNGTIRDEEFCRLCGEAGHRQYACPSRTSTFKSDVLCKICGDGGHPTIDCPVKGTTGKKMDDEYQNFLAELGGTIPESATKQTPTLAIGSGTSGSNPPWANNTTSASSTPQASVGANGVKPAKEYDDTNLYIGYLPPTFDDDGLIRLFSTFGDIVMAKVIKDRVSGLSKGYGFVKYSDVQMANNAIASMNGYRLEGRTIAVRVAGKPPQPTVPPCPPASTVPTYPVSSQPVGVYPSQQFMPGGPLGNVPPPSSYTGTPVPWGPPVPSPYASYPPPPPGSNVYPAVQGQVMPPYGVPYPQVQTGPPGAPSQPVTSGEAQQSFPPGLPSENPTSQPLQTAAYGSTLYSMPPTAQPSYPPSYGYSPYYSAVSTHPLPMSTSSTDQPQPPSGSAPWATNPPMPPPMPSAEKTASGADAEYEKFMADMK; this comes from the coding sequence ATGGAATCTATCAACCcaaaccctaaccctaattccGCCATTGAAACCCTGGTTCCTTATCCTCCTGATTATTCTACTCCCGAAAATTTCGAAGACCACGATCGCGACTCTTCTCTGCCGCCCAACTCCTTATTTCCGGGGAAAGAAATTAAGGATTCCCAAGGTGAAAATCCGGGGTTTAGTTCTGGAAACGGACATGCGGAAAAACAAGCGGCTGATGGTGTCAATCATGTGCCAAAGGTGGAGATTCAGAGGCCGCTGGTGTCGGAGAATGGATTTACAAACACTCATAGTGGCACCGATAAGGACTTCTCCGGTGGTGAAGAGGAGACCACCAGTAGGCGCCGACGTCGGAGCCGATGGGACCCGCAGCCTGAGAGTAATGATCAGAGTGGCGGTGAATCTGGGAGCGGTACGCGGAAGAGGAAGTCCCGATGGGCTGATGATGATCCCAAGCCTGTAATTCAACTTCCTGATTTTATGGGAGGTATTGAGTTCGATCCTGAAATTCAAGCTTTGAATAGTAGGCTTCTAGAAATTAGTAGAATGCTTCAATCTGGTATGCCGTTGGATGATCGGCCTGAAGGTGCTCGTTCGCCTTCCCCCGAGCCAATATATGACAATATGGGAATAAGAATTAATACTAGGGAGTATCGTGCCCGAGAAAAATTGAACACAGAGAGACAAGAGATAATTTCTCAAATAATCAAGAAGAATCCTGCTTTTAAGCCCCCAGCAGATTATAGGCCACCGAAGCTTCAGAAGAAGCTTTATATACCGATGAAGGAATACCCAGGTTACAATTTTATTGGGCTGATTATTGGTCCTAGAGGTAATACCCAGAAGAGGATGGAGAAACAAACTGGTGCAAAAATTGTAATTAGGGGCAAAGGGTCTGTAAAAGAAGGTAGACTGCAACAGAAGAGggacttaaagcatgatccagcAGAGAACGAGGATTTGCATGTTCTAGTCGAGGCTGAAACGCAGGAATCACTAGAAGCTGCGGCGGAAATGGTAGAGAAGCTCTTACAGCCTGTTGATGAGGTATTGAATGAGCATAAGAGGCAGCAGCTTAGGGAACTTGCTGCCTTGAACGGAACTATTAGGGATGAAGAATTCTGTAGGTTGTGTGGCGAGGCTGGCCACCGTCAATATGCTTGTCCATCGCGGACGTCGACATTCAAGAGTGATGTACTCTGTAAAATATGTGGTGATGGTGGGCATCCAACAATTGATTGCCCAGTGAAGGGGACAACTGGGAaaaaaatggatgatgaatatCAAAATTTCTTGGCAGAGTTAGGAGGTACGATTCCCGAATCAGCAACCAAGCAGACCCCTACATTGGCAATAGGTTCTGGGACTTCAGGAAGCAACCCTCCTTGGGCTAACAATACAACTAGTGCTAGCAGTACACCACAAGCAAGCGTTGGTGCGAATGGAGTGAAGCCTGCTAAGGAATATGATGATACAAACTTGTATATAGGTTATTTGCCTCCGACTTTTGATGATGATGGTTTGATTAGATTATTTTCAACATTTGGTGATATTGTGATGGCTAAGGTTATTAAGGATCGGGTTTCTGGATTGAGCAAAGGTTATGGATTTGTGAAGTATTCTGATGTTCAGATGGCTAATAATGCAATTGCCAGCATGAATGGTTATCGTCTAGAGGGCCGAACAATTGCTGTTAGAGTTGCTGGCAAGCCGCCGCAGCCTACTGTGCCTCCTTGCCCTCCAGCATCGACTGTGCCCACTTATCCTGTTTCAAGTCAGCCTGTTGGTGTTTATCCATCCCAGCAGTTTATGCCGGGTGGTCCTCTTGGGAATGTTCCTCCACCTTCAAGTTATACAGGAACTCCGGTTCCATGGGGTCCTCCGGTTCCTTCTCCATATGCTTCTTATCCCCCTCCACCTCCAGGTTCTAACGTCTATCCGGCTGTTCAAGGTCAGGTCATGCCTCCTTATGGAGTTCCGTATCCTCAGGTTCAGACAGGTCCTCCTGGTGCTCCATCTCAACCTGTGACTTCAGGTGAAGCACAACAGAGTTTTCCTCCAGGATTGCCATCTGAAAATCCTACTAGTCAGCCATTACAAACTGCAGCATATGGGAGCACTTTATATTCGATGCCACCAACTGCTCAACCCTCTTACCCGCCTTCGTATGGTTATTCGCCTTATTATAGTGCAGTCTCTACTCATCCGTTGCCCATGTCGACATCAAGTACAGATCAACCTCAGCCACCCAGCGGGAGTGCTCCTTGGGCTACGAATCCTCCAATGCCTCCTCCCATGCCTTCTGCAGAGAAGACAGCTTCAGGTGCAGATGCCGAATACGAAAAGTTCATGGCAGATATGAAATGA